A genomic stretch from Oncorhynchus tshawytscha isolate Ot180627B linkage group LG07, Otsh_v2.0, whole genome shotgun sequence includes:
- the LOC112254461 gene encoding hematopoietic progenitor cell antigen CD34 isoform X2, with amino-acid sequence MLAAASKRRMTETHKMIAFALLFIATLLHGGVVAEYEVVTGPTRPVNDAGVIRGDDIDPTQLSDEADTPFVQIIIFPSIPGLDLSDILDDTTAAPITKVVEETTDMREATGKAGEAATTDDDQETQAPQQILTFQSSDMVLIPEAGVMCVDKEAVQDRDAVSLKLKASSSCEETRSKIESVLEHLCGVDCKLEVFQEDNSNEILIFGQYIEADAKGMAEKFNNDNIKDKIDFEEAVPRWGKNSKLVLVSLLLTGLLLAILLIAGYYLKTHRPPPKGARLAEEGFQVDEENQANTLVSVAPLQPQEPLDKPPTNGHSATQTPVADTEM; translated from the exons GTGGCGTAGTTGCAGAATATGAGGTTGTTACTGGGCCCACACGGCCAGTGAATGATGCTGGAGTCATTCGTGGGGATGACATTGATCCTACACAACTGTCAGATGAAG CAGATACACCCTTTGTCCAGATCATTATATTCCCCAGTATTCCTGGACTGGACCTCTCAGACATTTTAGATGACACCACAGCGGCTCCAATCACCAAGGTGGTAGAGGAGACCACAGACATGAGGGAGGCCACAGGGAAGGCTGGTGAAGCAGCAACCACAGACGACGACCAGGAGACCCAGGCTCCCCAGCAGATTCTGACCTTCCAGTCAAGTGACATGGTGCTCATTCCAGAG gctggtgtgatgtgtgttgatAAAGAAGCGGTCCAGGACAGAGATGCAGTGAGTCTGAAACTAAAGGCCTCGTCCAGCTGT GAAGAGACCAGGTCTAAAATTGAAAGTGTTCTGGAGCACCTGTGTGGGGTCGACTGTAAACTGGAGGTCTTTCAGGAGGACAACTCTAATGAAATCCTGATCTTTGGCCAATACATAGAAG CTGATGCTAAAGGAATGGCAGAGAAGTTCAACAATGACAATATAAAAGACAAG ATTGATTTTGAGGAAGCTGTTCCTCGCTGGGGGAAGAACTCCAAGCTAGTGCTGGTCTCCCTGCTGCTCACTGGACTGCTCCTGGCTATTCTTCTCATCGCAGGCTACTACCTGAAAACCCACCGCCCACCACCCAAGGGAGCGAGACTG GCCGAAGAGGGTTTCCAGGTGGATGAGGAGAACCAGGCCAATACCCTGGTGTCTGTGGCCCCTCTGCAACCACAGGAGCCCCTGGACAAGCCCCCCACCAACGGCCACTCCGCCACCCAGACCCCCGTTGCCGACACCGAAATGTGA
- the LOC112254461 gene encoding hematopoietic progenitor cell antigen CD34 isoform X1, translated as MLAAASKRRMTETHKMIAFALLFIATLLHGGVVAEYEVVTGPTRPVNDAGVIRGDDIDPTQLSDEEADTPFVQIIIFPSIPGLDLSDILDDTTAAPITKVVEETTDMREATGKAGEAATTDDDQETQAPQQILTFQSSDMVLIPEAGVMCVDKEAVQDRDAVSLKLKASSSCEETRSKIESVLEHLCGVDCKLEVFQEDNSNEILIFGQYIEADAKGMAEKFNNDNIKDKIDFEEAVPRWGKNSKLVLVSLLLTGLLLAILLIAGYYLKTHRPPPKGARLAEEGFQVDEENQANTLVSVAPLQPQEPLDKPPTNGHSATQTPVADTEM; from the exons GTGGCGTAGTTGCAGAATATGAGGTTGTTACTGGGCCCACACGGCCAGTGAATGATGCTGGAGTCATTCGTGGGGATGACATTGATCCTACACAACTGTCAGATGAAG AAGCAGATACACCCTTTGTCCAGATCATTATATTCCCCAGTATTCCTGGACTGGACCTCTCAGACATTTTAGATGACACCACAGCGGCTCCAATCACCAAGGTGGTAGAGGAGACCACAGACATGAGGGAGGCCACAGGGAAGGCTGGTGAAGCAGCAACCACAGACGACGACCAGGAGACCCAGGCTCCCCAGCAGATTCTGACCTTCCAGTCAAGTGACATGGTGCTCATTCCAGAG gctggtgtgatgtgtgttgatAAAGAAGCGGTCCAGGACAGAGATGCAGTGAGTCTGAAACTAAAGGCCTCGTCCAGCTGT GAAGAGACCAGGTCTAAAATTGAAAGTGTTCTGGAGCACCTGTGTGGGGTCGACTGTAAACTGGAGGTCTTTCAGGAGGACAACTCTAATGAAATCCTGATCTTTGGCCAATACATAGAAG CTGATGCTAAAGGAATGGCAGAGAAGTTCAACAATGACAATATAAAAGACAAG ATTGATTTTGAGGAAGCTGTTCCTCGCTGGGGGAAGAACTCCAAGCTAGTGCTGGTCTCCCTGCTGCTCACTGGACTGCTCCTGGCTATTCTTCTCATCGCAGGCTACTACCTGAAAACCCACCGCCCACCACCCAAGGGAGCGAGACTG GCCGAAGAGGGTTTCCAGGTGGATGAGGAGAACCAGGCCAATACCCTGGTGTCTGTGGCCCCTCTGCAACCACAGGAGCCCCTGGACAAGCCCCCCACCAACGGCCACTCCGCCACCCAGACCCCCGTTGCCGACACCGAAATGTGA